The proteins below are encoded in one region of Gloeocapsa sp. PCC 73106:
- a CDS encoding response regulator: MSEKLINVLLVEDDDVDRINVKRAFQRNNIRNPLYMAHNGLEALEMLRSHGEIQPVVPWERRLILLDLNMPKMNGLEFLQELRNDPLLMSTPVIILTTSDEDRDRVEAYQFNIAGYILKPVIFTKFADMIGTLNKYWTLCEMP; encoded by the coding sequence ATGTCAGAGAAATTAATTAATGTTCTTTTGGTTGAGGATGACGACGTAGATAGAATTAACGTTAAACGAGCGTTTCAGAGAAATAATATCAGAAATCCTCTGTACATGGCCCACAATGGCCTTGAAGCCTTAGAGATGTTGCGCTCTCATGGAGAAATCCAGCCCGTTGTCCCCTGGGAACGTCGTTTAATTTTACTGGATCTCAATATGCCTAAGATGAATGGCCTAGAGTTTCTGCAAGAATTACGGAATGATCCTCTGTTAATGTCCACCCCGGTCATTATTTTGACTACCTCTGATGAAGATCGCGATCGCGTAGAAGCCTATCAATTCAATATAGCAGGTTATATTCTTAAGCCGGTAATCTTTACTAAGTTTGCTGATATGATTGGGACCCTAAATAAGTATTGGACATTATGTGAAATGCCCTAA
- a CDS encoding hybrid sensor histidine kinase/response regulator — protein MILKTLNILIIDDDDVDRMAVKRALSLTQIPLNITEESLGTMGINRLKTDQKPYDCVFLDYCLPDLDGLALIRELRQSSIHIPLVVLTGQGDEQVAVEMMKAGASDYLTKTKISPDTLSKILRNVIRIYQAEQEVKWANNQLKENNKLLIRKNQELKSQRQQIELQNLQLQETSRLKSQFLATMSHELRTPLNAIMGFSQMLLSQYPDPLTIKQIDMVQRIYNNSQNLMNLLNEVLDFSKIEAGQMTLHPSNFDLIKLATLTVEELRSLAIEKNLVLKIQIDINERFIVSDQNCLRRVLINLLSNAIKFTHEGEICLNITEIPPSKIIIALKDTGIGIAPEHLSFIFEAFRQGDQTLTRKQTGTGLGLAITDALVKLLQGTITVESELGKGSTFTVQIPRYLGNYE, from the coding sequence TTGATTTTAAAAACTCTTAATATTCTCATAATCGATGATGATGACGTGGATCGCATGGCGGTTAAACGTGCGCTATCTTTAACCCAAATTCCCCTAAATATTACAGAAGAAAGTTTGGGAACAATGGGGATTAATCGTCTGAAAACCGACCAAAAACCATATGACTGTGTTTTTCTAGATTACTGTTTGCCAGATCTTGATGGTTTAGCTTTGATTAGAGAATTACGACAATCAAGCATTCACATTCCTTTGGTGGTTTTAACTGGCCAAGGAGATGAACAAGTTGCTGTAGAAATGATGAAAGCAGGGGCTTCCGACTATCTGACTAAGACAAAAATTTCCCCTGATACCTTATCCAAAATTCTTCGCAATGTCATACGAATTTATCAAGCAGAACAGGAAGTTAAATGGGCTAACAATCAGTTAAAAGAAAATAATAAGTTGCTGATTCGCAAAAATCAAGAACTAAAAAGCCAAAGACAGCAAATTGAACTCCAAAACCTGCAATTACAAGAAACCTCTCGTCTTAAATCCCAATTTTTAGCCACTATGTCTCACGAACTTCGCACTCCTCTAAATGCCATTATGGGCTTTTCTCAAATGCTCTTGAGTCAATATCCCGACCCTCTGACCATCAAACAAATAGATATGGTCCAGCGCATTTATAATAATAGCCAAAACTTAATGAATCTCTTGAATGAAGTCCTAGATTTTTCTAAAATTGAAGCAGGACAAATGACCCTTCATCCTTCAAACTTTGATCTGATTAAACTGGCTACTCTTACCGTGGAAGAACTGCGCTCTCTAGCGATTGAGAAAAATCTTGTTCTCAAAATCCAGATAGATATCAATGAGCGATTTATTGTCAGTGATCAGAATTGTCTACGACGTGTTTTAATTAATTTACTCTCAAATGCCATTAAGTTTACTCACGAAGGCGAAATTTGCTTAAACATCACAGAAATTCCACCTAGTAAAATTATAATAGCCCTAAAAGACACGGGAATTGGTATTGCCCCAGAGCATTTATCTTTTATCTTTGAAGCGTTTCGTCAGGGTGATCAAACCTTGACTCGTAAACAAACGGGTACGGGTTTAGGTTTGGCTATTACTGATGCACTCGTTAAACTCCTTCAGGGAACTATTACTGTTGAGAGTGAGTTAGGCAAAGGAAGCACTTTTACCGTTCAAATCCCTCGTTATCTAGGAAATTATGAATAA
- a CDS encoding FAD-dependent oxidoreductase encodes MNISPFVNHSFWIESTPSTNFPMLNGDLTVDVAIVGGGIAGLTAAYLLTQAGKTVAVIEAKQIVTGVSGHTTAKITSLHQLIYADLIKEFGAEKARIYADSNQAALEKVAEIVATEEIDCDFHRCSAYTFALPHNDLSKIKAEVTAAIQLGLPASFVTETSLPFATPGAIKFDNQAQFHIRKYLLHLANVIVSKNSYIFEQTRVQTVEEGDCCRVISEQGVISAEKVLITTHLPILDQGLFFAKTYPQRSYLMAATLEPSYQAPEGMFIGYGEDYYSIRTAPDGDEVLLIIGGQGHKVGAQTDTDECYRALEQYARQHFPIQEIKYRWSTQDLVSFDKLPYIGQLTPLSKHLYVATGFSLWGMTKGTLSAMILSDLILGKDNPWAHIYEATRANPFVTSKFLQQNLDVGKHWFGDRLKGLFTDSDMDLKPEEGKVIVESGKRMAIYRDAQGELHKISAVCTHLGCIVNWNSAEKSWDCPCHGARFSYEGKVICAPAVEDLKTYRDIPHGR; translated from the coding sequence ATGAATATCTCACCATTCGTTAACCATTCATTTTGGATTGAATCAACACCTTCCACGAACTTTCCCATGCTCAATGGGGATTTAACCGTTGATGTGGCGATTGTTGGAGGAGGAATTGCCGGCTTAACGGCAGCTTATTTGTTAACTCAAGCTGGCAAAACAGTAGCAGTTATTGAGGCAAAACAAATAGTTACAGGGGTTAGTGGTCACACCACCGCAAAAATAACTAGCTTACACCAACTTATTTATGCTGACCTCATCAAGGAGTTTGGAGCAGAAAAGGCCCGAATTTACGCCGACTCCAACCAAGCAGCTCTGGAAAAAGTAGCAGAAATTGTGGCGACAGAAGAAATAGACTGTGACTTTCATCGGTGTAGCGCCTATACTTTTGCTTTACCCCACAACGATCTTAGTAAAATCAAAGCAGAAGTAACGGCAGCTATTCAGTTAGGATTACCCGCCTCTTTTGTTACCGAAACTTCCTTACCCTTTGCTACACCCGGTGCAATTAAATTTGATAACCAAGCTCAATTTCATATTCGCAAATATCTACTGCATCTAGCTAATGTAATTGTTAGCAAAAACAGTTATATTTTTGAGCAGACGCGGGTACAAACGGTGGAGGAAGGTGACTGTTGTCGGGTAATTAGTGAACAAGGAGTTATTAGCGCTGAGAAAGTGCTGATTACCACCCATTTACCGATTCTTGACCAGGGACTCTTTTTTGCCAAAACCTATCCCCAGCGTTCCTATTTAATGGCGGCAACGCTTGAGCCATCTTACCAGGCACCCGAGGGAATGTTTATTGGCTATGGTGAAGATTATTACTCAATTCGGACCGCGCCAGACGGTGATGAAGTATTACTAATTATCGGAGGACAAGGGCACAAAGTCGGTGCTCAAACCGATACAGATGAATGTTATCGAGCATTAGAACAATATGCCCGTCAACATTTTCCCATCCAAGAAATTAAATATCGTTGGTCTACCCAGGATTTGGTGTCTTTTGATAAGTTGCCTTACATTGGGCAATTAACTCCTCTATCTAAGCATCTCTATGTAGCTACAGGGTTTAGTCTCTGGGGAATGACCAAGGGAACCCTATCAGCTATGATTTTGTCCGATCTTATTTTAGGGAAAGACAATCCTTGGGCTCATATTTATGAGGCTACTCGTGCTAATCCCTTTGTAACTTCAAAATTTTTGCAACAGAACTTAGACGTAGGAAAACATTGGTTTGGTGATCGCCTCAAAGGTCTTTTTACCGACTCCGATATGGATTTGAAACCAGAAGAAGGAAAAGTGATCGTCGAGAGTGGAAAAAGAATGGCGATTTACAGAGATGCTCAAGGAGAACTTCATAAAATCTCTGCAGTTTGTACGCATCTAGGATGTATTGTCAATTGGAACAGTGCTGAAAAAAGTTGGGACTGTCCTTGTCATGGCGCACGTTTTAGCTACGAAGGAAAAGTTATCTGTGCACCAGCGGTAGAAGATTTAAAAACCTATCGAGATATTCCTCACGGTAGATGA
- a CDS encoding ATP-binding protein — translation MTIQLLLTTFMPHGACYLWKSGLVGLHLGSNAIIALSYFSIPISLVYLVQKRRDLPFNGLFFLFAAFIVACGLGHLMDIWTLWHPNYWTSGLVKLITAVVSWTTALVFIDLIPFILTLPSPSQLALEIEERTRVETALQASQKQLESIFNQTFQLMGLLNSDGTVVSLNQTALDLMKLTNEAVKNIPFQQLSGWQNSAALIERAIDSVVTSKESVQRELIFESINKTLVIFDFSFKPLLDELGNIQLIIAEGRDISQRKQAEAKLQQLNQELEERVNRRTKALEEANTKIKIYEDIVLSLPIGLTIWHLEDLDDIDSFRLIDINPMAINVLQLNREDYINQRMVDCFPNIWSDSHQRAVKMYAEVVRTQTNQSIDDLFYEDNRIGEFHFDVKAFPLPNQSLGIAFENITQRKQIEQALIKSTRRYRQVVNSVNEVIFKLDLQGNCIFLNPAWTKITGYEVIESLNHSCLNYIVDSVQKTEITRLFALLVNGELNTLQIDFPCKHIQGKSCWLEMKASLQPAEETETEMVVLGTLTDITFRKEAEIALQERASELSYLNALLLSVTNQLEKRNQELDQFAYVTSHDLKAPLRAIANLSEWIEEDLRDYLQESTLHHMTLLRGRVRRMENLINGLLEYSRADRFKYSAQSVDVALLLEEVIESLDPPDSFSILIIGQMPELITPKIPLQQVFSNLIGNALKHHPRSDGVIEISSQEQVNYYQFSVKDDGDGIDSRYHQKIFEIFQTLSPRDQKENTGIGLSIVKKIVENHGGKITLDSSVGHGAVFYFTWQKVFSLP, via the coding sequence ATGACTATTCAACTCCTGCTCACCACTTTTATGCCCCATGGGGCTTGCTATCTTTGGAAATCTGGTTTGGTTGGTCTCCATTTAGGCAGTAACGCTATTATTGCTCTTTCTTATTTCTCCATTCCTATCAGTTTGGTTTATTTGGTTCAAAAACGCCGAGATTTACCGTTTAATGGGCTATTTTTCCTCTTCGCTGCTTTTATTGTGGCTTGTGGCCTAGGTCATTTAATGGATATTTGGACTTTATGGCATCCTAATTATTGGACTTCTGGTCTGGTTAAACTAATAACAGCTGTAGTTTCGTGGACTACTGCTTTGGTTTTTATTGACTTAATTCCCTTTATTTTGACTTTACCGAGTCCTTCCCAATTGGCGTTAGAAATAGAAGAACGAACACGTGTCGAAACGGCTTTACAAGCGAGTCAAAAACAACTGGAAAGCATTTTTAACCAAACCTTTCAGTTAATGGGGTTACTCAATTCTGATGGGACAGTCGTTTCTCTCAATCAAACCGCTTTGGATTTAATGAAATTAACCAATGAAGCAGTTAAAAATATTCCTTTTCAGCAGTTGTCGGGTTGGCAGAATTCTGCTGCGTTGATTGAAAGAGCTATTGACTCTGTAGTTACTTCTAAAGAGAGTGTTCAACGTGAATTGATTTTCGAGAGTATCAACAAGACTTTAGTCATCTTTGATTTTTCTTTTAAACCTCTCTTAGATGAATTGGGCAATATACAATTAATTATTGCAGAAGGTAGAGATATTAGTCAACGGAAGCAAGCAGAAGCCAAGTTGCAACAGCTTAATCAAGAATTAGAAGAACGAGTCAACAGGCGGACAAAAGCCTTAGAAGAAGCTAATACCAAAATTAAAATTTATGAAGATATTGTCTTGAGTCTTCCTATAGGTCTGACGATTTGGCATCTAGAAGATCTAGATGATATCGATAGTTTTCGTTTAATTGATATTAATCCGATGGCAATAAATGTTCTGCAATTAAATCGAGAAGATTACATTAACCAGAGAATGGTGGATTGTTTCCCCAATATTTGGAGCGATTCCCATCAAAGAGCAGTGAAAATGTACGCAGAGGTTGTCCGTACCCAAACCAATCAATCGATTGATGATCTTTTCTATGAAGATAATCGTATTGGAGAGTTTCACTTTGATGTTAAAGCTTTTCCTTTACCTAATCAAAGTTTGGGTATTGCCTTTGAAAACATTACTCAACGTAAACAAATCGAACAAGCTTTAATAAAAAGTACTCGTCGCTATCGGCAGGTAGTTAACAGTGTTAATGAGGTGATCTTTAAATTAGATTTACAAGGAAATTGTATATTTTTAAACCCAGCTTGGACAAAAATTACGGGTTATGAGGTTATCGAGAGCTTAAATCATTCTTGTCTCAATTATATTGTTGATTCTGTTCAAAAAACAGAAATTACTCGTTTGTTTGCCTTATTAGTTAATGGTGAATTAAATACCCTTCAGATCGATTTTCCCTGTAAACATATTCAAGGAAAGTCTTGTTGGCTAGAAATGAAAGCTAGTCTGCAACCAGCAGAAGAAACTGAAACAGAAATGGTCGTGTTGGGGACACTCACGGATATTACCTTCCGTAAAGAAGCAGAAATCGCCTTACAAGAGCGCGCTTCGGAATTAAGCTACCTAAATGCTTTACTTTTGAGCGTTACTAACCAATTAGAAAAACGTAATCAAGAATTGGATCAATTTGCTTACGTAACATCCCATGACTTAAAAGCGCCTTTAAGGGCGATCGCTAATCTTTCAGAATGGATAGAAGAGGATTTGAGAGATTATCTTCAAGAGTCAACCCTTCATCACATGACCTTATTACGTGGGCGAGTCCGGCGTATGGAAAACCTGATCAATGGATTGTTAGAATATTCCCGTGCAGATCGCTTTAAATATTCTGCCCAAAGCGTTGACGTAGCATTGCTTCTCGAAGAGGTAATTGAATCCCTTGATCCTCCTGATTCCTTTAGCATATTAATTATTGGGCAAATGCCCGAGTTAATCACTCCCAAAATTCCTCTGCAACAAGTTTTCAGCAATTTAATCGGTAACGCGCTCAAACATCATCCGCGTTCTGATGGCGTCATTGAAATATCTAGTCAAGAACAAGTAAATTATTATCAATTTTCGGTTAAAGACGACGGAGACGGTATTGATTCTCGCTATCATCAAAAAATATTTGAGATTTTCCAAACCCTAAGCCCTAGAGATCAAAAAGAAAATACGGGCATTGGTTTGTCGATTGTTAAAAAGATTGTCGAGAATCACGGAGGAAAAATTACCCTAGATAGTAGCGTGGGACACGGAGCAGTATTTTACTTTACCTGGCAGAAAGTTTTTTCTCTACCATAA
- a CDS encoding calcium-binding protein, with protein MAIVFGTNNSDSITPIFISAGVSGFPTNGGDLIDALAGNDTVDGGGGNDSIQGGDGNDSLLGNLGIDTIDGGTGNDSIDGNAGNDFLFGSDGNDTLIGSEGLDFLDGGAGNDSLLGGTGIDVLNGGINNDVLDGGDGNDNLNGDEANDSLNGASGNDLLNGGVGNDTLLGGTGNDTLNGADGNDTINAGDGTDLVDGSTGNDIVAGNAGNDTVFGNIGNDVVNGGDGVDFLFGEDGNDSVDGGTGNDFLDGGSGNDSLNGSEGNDTVNGFDGNDLVLGGTGNDSLAGGAGNDTVNGFDGHDFVEGNDNNDSLLGGSGNDTITGGTGNDSLIGGTGNDSLDAGNGNDNLSGGDGVDTLTGGAGNDSLGGNLGSDIVTGGTGADRFFFDTLADGIDAITDFTVGDDLIVVSASGFGATSTTEFSYDSATGALSFNTSQFASLTPFLAFDPNVSIVLG; from the coding sequence ATGGCTATAGTATTCGGCACGAACAACTCTGATAGTATTACCCCGATTTTTATCTCAGCGGGTGTCTCAGGCTTTCCAACTAATGGAGGCGATTTGATTGACGCTCTAGCTGGTAATGACACCGTAGATGGAGGAGGTGGCAATGACTCCATACAAGGAGGAGACGGAAACGATTCTCTATTAGGTAATCTGGGTATCGATACCATTGATGGTGGTACAGGAAACGACTCTATTGATGGTAATGCAGGTAATGATTTTCTTTTTGGTAGTGATGGCAATGATACCCTCATTGGTAGTGAAGGCCTCGACTTTTTGGATGGAGGCGCTGGCAATGACTCCCTCCTAGGTGGTACAGGAATTGACGTCTTAAACGGCGGTATAAACAATGATGTGCTCGATGGAGGCGATGGCAATGATAACCTTAATGGCGATGAAGCCAATGATTCTCTTAACGGTGCTTCCGGTAACGATTTGTTAAACGGCGGTGTAGGTAATGACACCCTCCTAGGAGGTACGGGTAACGATACCCTCAATGGAGCAGATGGCAATGATACCATCAATGCAGGTGATGGAACCGACCTTGTGGATGGATCGACTGGAAATGATATCGTAGCCGGCAATGCGGGAAATGACACCGTCTTTGGAAATATAGGAAATGATGTAGTCAATGGCGGTGATGGAGTCGACTTCCTCTTTGGAGAAGATGGTAATGATTCCGTTGATGGTGGTACAGGAAACGACTTTTTAGATGGCGGTAGCGGTAACGATAGCCTTAATGGAAGTGAGGGAAATGACACAGTTAATGGCTTTGATGGCAATGATCTTGTTCTCGGTGGTACGGGGAATGATAGCCTAGCCGGCGGCGCGGGTAATGACACAGTTAATGGCTTTGATGGTCATGATTTCGTCGAGGGCAATGATAACAATGACTCCCTACTAGGTGGTAGTGGTAACGATACCATAACCGGCGGCACGGGTAATGATTCCCTCATCGGTGGTACAGGTAATGATTCCCTAGACGCAGGAAATGGCAACGATAATCTCAGTGGTGGAGATGGAGTCGATACCCTCACTGGTGGTGCTGGTAACGATTCATTAGGTGGTAATTTAGGTAGCGATATCGTCACTGGTGGTACTGGTGCTGATCGCTTCTTTTTCGACACTCTTGCTGATGGAATTGACGCAATCACCGATTTTACTGTTGGAGATGATTTGATTGTGGTCAGTGCGTCTGGTTTTGGGGCTACTTCAACCACTGAGTTCTCTTACGATAGCGCTACGGGA